CAATCCCGATCTGCCGCCGCCCGACCATGTCATCGAAAAGCTGTGCGAAGTCGCCCGCAAGCCCGATGCGCACGGCTATTCGCAGTCCAAGGGCATTCCCGGGCTGCGCCGCGCCCAGGCCAATTATTACGGCCGTCGCTTCGGCGTCGATCTCGATCCCGAAAGCGAAGTCGTAGTGACGATGGGATCGAAGGAAGGGCTCGCCAGCCTCGCCACTGCGATCACCGCGCCGGGCGACGTGATCCTCGCGCCCAATCCGAGCTATCCGATCCACACCTTCGGCTTCATCATCGCCGGGGCGACGATCCGCGAAGTGCCGACCACGCCCGACGATCGCTATTTCGAAAGCCTCGAGCGCGCGATGCATTTCAGCGTGCCGCGGCCGAGCGTGCTCGTGGTCAATTATCCGTCGAACCCGACCGCCGAAACGGTGGACCTGGCCTTCTACGAACGGCTCGTCGCCTTCGCCAAGGAACAGGGGCTGTGGGTGCTTTCGGACCTCGCCTATTCCGAGCTTTATTATGACGGCAACCCGACGCCTTCGATCCTGCAGGTGCCGGGCGCCAAGGACGTGGCGGTCGAATTCACCTCGCTGTCGAAAACCTATTCGATGGCGGGCTGGCGAATGGGCTTCGCGGTCGGCAACAAGAAGCTGATCGCGGCGATGACGCGGGTGAAGAGCTATCTCGACTATGGCGCCTTCACCCCGATCCAGGCCGCGGCCTGCGCCGCGCTGAACGGTCCGCAGGACATCGTCGAGAAGAACCGCCAGCTCTATCACAAGCGCCGCGACGTGCTGGTGGAGAGCTTCGGTCGCGCCGGATGGGAAATCCCGGCGCCCAAGGCGAGCATGTTCGCCTGGGCCCCCGTCCCGCCCGCGCTGGCGCATCTCGGCAGCCTCGAATTTTCGAAGCAATTGCTCACCGAAGCCAAGGTCGCGGTCGCGCCGGGCGTCGGCTATGGCGAAAACGGCGAAGGCTATGTCCGCATCGCGATGGTCGAGAACGAACAGCGGCTGCGCCAGGCGGCGCGCAACGTGAAGCGCTATCTCCAGTCGATGGGCGTCAATACCGGCGGGCAGAAGAAGACGGGGTAACATCCAACGATCCGTTGGGTTCGAGCTTGTCGAGAACCCCTGGCGCGTGCGCCGGCGGTTCTCGATACGCCGTCTCGACAGGCTCGACGGCTACTCGAA
This genomic interval from Sphingosinithalassobacter tenebrarum contains the following:
- a CDS encoding LL-diaminopimelate aminotransferase, whose amino-acid sequence is MSDEFYRIKRLPPYVIAEVNAMRAAARAAGEDIIDLGMGNPDLPPPDHVIEKLCEVARKPDAHGYSQSKGIPGLRRAQANYYGRRFGVDLDPESEVVVTMGSKEGLASLATAITAPGDVILAPNPSYPIHTFGFIIAGATIREVPTTPDDRYFESLERAMHFSVPRPSVLVVNYPSNPTAETVDLAFYERLVAFAKEQGLWVLSDLAYSELYYDGNPTPSILQVPGAKDVAVEFTSLSKTYSMAGWRMGFAVGNKKLIAAMTRVKSYLDYGAFTPIQAAACAALNGPQDIVEKNRQLYHKRRDVLVESFGRAGWEIPAPKASMFAWAPVPPALAHLGSLEFSKQLLTEAKVAVAPGVGYGENGEGYVRIAMVENEQRLRQAARNVKRYLQSMGVNTGGQKKTG